The genomic segment TACCGGTAACGGAAAATACCGGAGTACATACGATATGCGTATCTTGTTGTACGGCCGCATGAGTAAGCGTTGCATGTTGAATTGCTTCTCTAAGATTGATGGCGGGTGCAATTTCGGCGAGCACATCGCCTTTTTTACATCCCGTTTCCGTCTGCGCTTTAGCAGAAAAATTAAGAATATCTCCGGTAAGGCTTACAACCAGCAGCGGCCGGTCGATTAGCAGCAGAAGCTCGTCGATCAGTCCGTTTAAACCGGCAATTTTTAAACTTTTTTGCGCGGTAATTTGATAGGCATCGTCAAGCGCTTCCTGCAGCACAATACCTAAATTTCCCAATTTTTTTGCGCGCGAATCCGAAAGTATGCCGTTCAGCTGAATCGCTTTTGTAACCATTAAAAAGTCGTTCTCTTTTCTTTTTGCATACACAAGCATTGCAATCAGTAAGCAAAATTCCAAGCCTGCCCCGATAAATCCGAAAAACAGCACAAGCTCCGAATCGCTTTTAAGCGCGCTTTGCATTCCGACTTTATATCCCCAAATTGCCGTTGCTAAAATAAGCAAAAATGAGAAAACCGCCGCACCGATCAATTTCTTTTTTCCGATAATAATCATGAACGCATCCTTATACGTTTCTAAATTCTGCAATCTTTTCGCTGCTGCCGAAGAGAAATAGCTTATCACCCGTCTGCAATTCAAGATTATCATCGGGTTCATACATTACTTCGCGGTTCAAAGGATTACCGACCGTATCGATATCGAGTTCAAGCCGGGCAATCGTGACTAACGTTAGATTGAATTTTTCTTTGAGGGCAATTTGCGAAAGCGTTTTCCCGATAAAAAACTTGGGCACTTTTACTTCGCATATTACATAGCCTTCGGTAATAGAAAGGGAATTGAGCGCTTCGGGATTAATCAGTTCGCTTGCAATACGGGAAGCGGACTCTTCTTCAATCTTTAATACTCTGTTTGCACCGACCCGCTTTAACACAATTGCATGGAGCGGCGAAACGGCACGGGCTACAATATAGGGAATTTCCCGTTCTTTTAACAGCGTAGTTGTTAAGATACTTGCTTCTTTATTATCGCCGATTGCAACGATAGCGACATCGATATCGTCAAGCGGAGCTTTTCTCAGCGCATTTTCATCGGTAGTGTCGATCACCATTGCTGCAGGAACGATTTTTTTTACCCGATCAACCGCCTGTGCATCATGATCAAACGCTACAACCGAACCTCCTCCCTCCGCAAGCATTTCGCAAATACGGATACCGAATTCACCTAATCCGATAACCGCAAAATTTTGTTGAACATCCATAATATTTCTCCTCTCTTACATTAACGGTGCAATAGCTTTTAAAACAATGCCGGAAGCTTTTACCATCCACTTTTCCCGCCGGATTGTTTCAGCCGTTACCCTGCGGCACTGTTTTAGTACGGATTGATAATCCGCTTCAATATCGCCGATACAGTCGACACCGTACAAATAGGTAGCGCATTCAAAATGATGATATAAGCTGCGGTAATCCAAATTGATGGTGCCGATAACGGCTTCCCGATTATCGCATACAAAAACTTTCGCATGAACAAAGCCGGGCATATATTCATAAATCCGCACACCCGACGCCAGCAAAGAAGCGTAATGAGTTTTTGCCAATGCGTACGGAGCTTTTTTGTCGGGTATTCCCGGCAGAATCAGTGTAACATCCACGCCGCGTTCTGCAGCAAACTTCAATACCGT from the Treponema vincentii F0403 genome contains:
- a CDS encoding potassium channel family protein; this translates as MDVQQNFAVIGLGEFGIRICEMLAEGGGSVVAFDHDAQAVDRVKKIVPAAMVIDTTDENALRKAPLDDIDVAIVAIGDNKEASILTTTLLKEREIPYIVARAVSPLHAIVLKRVGANRVLKIEEESASRIASELINPEALNSLSITEGYVICEVKVPKFFIGKTLSQIALKEKFNLTLVTIARLELDIDTVGNPLNREVMYEPDDNLELQTGDKLFLFGSSEKIAEFRNV